One Mesorhizobium loti genomic window carries:
- a CDS encoding family 1 extracellular solute-binding protein encodes MLKTITKTLVGTVFAGGLLVPHAFAETTLNALFMAQAAYSEADVRAMTDAFTKANPDVKVNLEFVPYEGLHDKTVLAQGSGGGYDVVLFDVIWPAEYATNKVLVDVSSKITDDMKKGVLPGAWTTVQYDGKYYGMPWILDTKYLFYNKEILEKAGIKAPPKTWEELGAQAKIIQDKGLLKTPIAWSWSQAEAAICDYTTLVSAYGGDFLKDGKPDFQNGGGLSALKYMVDSYKSGLTNPNSKEFLEEDVRKVFENGDAAFALNWTYMYNMANDPKDSKVVGKVGVVPAPGVTGISDVSAVNGSMGLGVTAVSKHPDEAWKYIEYMTSQATQNQYAKLSLPIWASSYDDPAVTKGQEELIAAAKLGLAAMYPRPTTPKYQELSTALQQAIQESLLGQSSPEDALNTAAKNSGL; translated from the coding sequence ATGCTTAAGACAATCACCAAAACACTGGTCGGCACGGTCTTCGCCGGAGGACTGCTCGTTCCCCACGCCTTCGCCGAAACGACGCTCAACGCGCTGTTCATGGCGCAGGCCGCCTACAGCGAGGCCGACGTGCGCGCCATGACGGACGCCTTCACCAAGGCCAACCCGGACGTCAAGGTCAATCTCGAATTCGTCCCCTATGAAGGCCTGCACGACAAGACCGTGCTGGCCCAGGGGTCGGGCGGCGGCTACGACGTCGTGCTGTTCGACGTTATCTGGCCGGCCGAATACGCCACCAACAAGGTGCTGGTCGACGTGTCGTCGAAGATCACCGACGACATGAAGAAGGGCGTGCTGCCCGGTGCCTGGACCACGGTCCAGTATGACGGCAAGTACTATGGCATGCCGTGGATCCTCGACACCAAATATCTGTTCTACAACAAGGAAATACTGGAAAAGGCCGGCATCAAGGCGCCGCCGAAGACCTGGGAAGAGCTCGGCGCGCAGGCCAAGATCATCCAGGACAAGGGCCTGCTGAAGACGCCGATCGCCTGGAGCTGGTCGCAGGCCGAAGCCGCGATCTGCGACTACACCACGCTGGTCAGCGCCTATGGCGGCGACTTCCTCAAGGACGGCAAGCCGGACTTCCAGAATGGCGGCGGCCTCTCGGCGCTGAAATACATGGTCGACAGCTACAAGTCCGGCCTCACCAATCCGAATTCCAAGGAATTCCTGGAAGAGGACGTGCGCAAGGTCTTTGAAAACGGCGACGCCGCCTTCGCGCTGAACTGGACCTACATGTACAACATGGCCAACGATCCAAAGGACTCGAAGGTCGTGGGCAAGGTCGGCGTCGTGCCGGCGCCGGGCGTCACCGGCATCAGCGACGTGTCGGCCGTCAACGGCTCGATGGGCCTTGGCGTCACCGCGGTCTCGAAGCATCCGGACGAGGCCTGGAAATACATCGAATACATGACCTCGCAGGCGACACAGAACCAGTATGCCAAGCTGTCGCTGCCGATCTGGGCCTCGTCCTATGACGACCCGGCCGTTACCAAGGGCCAGGAAGAGCTGATCGCCGCCGCCAAGCTTGGCCTGGCGGCCATGTATCCGCGGCCGACCACGCCGAAGTACCAGGAGCTCTCGACCGCTCTGCAGCAGGCGATCCAGGAATCGCTGCTCGGCCAGTCCTCGCCGGAAGATGCGCTGAACACAGCTGCGAAGAACAGCGGCCTCTGA
- a CDS encoding ABC transporter permease: MSSTWMTTRAWLLMLPLLVVMVAVIGWPLVDTVNLSFTDAKLVGTGGNYVGFDNYTNMLSSSNFSRTLVTTTLFAVISVAAEMVIGVLAALLLNQQFHGRAVLRALMILPWALPTVVNATLWRLIYNPEYGALNAALTQLNLIDAYRSWLGEPGTALAALIVADCWKNFPLVALIALAALQAVPRDITAASLVDGAGPFNRFRFVILPYLAGPLMVALVLRTIEAFKVFDIIWVMTRGGPANSTRTLSILVYQEAFSFQRAGSGASLALIVTLLVTVLAVAYAALVRKTAGSAA, encoded by the coding sequence ATGTCGAGCACCTGGATGACGACCCGTGCCTGGTTGCTGATGCTGCCGCTGCTCGTGGTCATGGTCGCCGTCATCGGCTGGCCGCTGGTCGATACGGTCAACTTGTCCTTTACCGATGCCAAGCTGGTCGGCACCGGCGGCAATTACGTCGGCTTCGACAATTACACCAACATGCTGTCGAGCTCGAACTTTTCGCGCACGCTGGTGACCACGACGCTGTTCGCGGTCATTTCAGTTGCCGCCGAAATGGTGATTGGCGTTCTCGCCGCCCTTCTGCTCAATCAGCAGTTCCACGGCCGCGCCGTCCTGCGCGCCCTGATGATATTGCCCTGGGCATTGCCGACCGTGGTCAACGCCACGCTGTGGCGGCTGATCTACAATCCCGAATATGGCGCGCTGAACGCCGCCTTGACGCAGCTCAATCTCATCGACGCCTACCGCTCATGGCTGGGTGAGCCGGGCACGGCGCTGGCGGCCCTGATCGTCGCCGACTGCTGGAAGAACTTTCCGCTGGTGGCGCTGATCGCGCTCGCCGCCCTACAGGCGGTGCCGCGCGACATCACCGCCGCCTCGCTCGTCGATGGTGCGGGACCATTCAACCGCTTCCGCTTCGTCATCCTGCCCTATCTCGCCGGCCCGCTGATGGTGGCGTTGGTTCTGCGCACCATCGAGGCCTTCAAGGTCTTCGACATCATCTGGGTGATGACCCGCGGCGGCCCGGCCAACAGCACGCGTACGCTGTCGATCCTCGTCTATCAGGAAGCCTTCTCCTTCCAGCGCGCCGGCTCCGGCGCGTCGCTGGCGCTGATCGTCACCTTGCTCGTCACCGTACTCGCCGTCGCCTATGCGGCGCTGGTGAGGAAGACCGCCGGGAGTGCCGCCTGA
- a CDS encoding ABC transporter permease codes for MERRSPAFTIFIYACALLLAAIILAPIAWLFIMSISPAADLAAKPLRWWPQAADFSRYQTLLSTAENSAGAAFTSSLRNSLEISGMATLAALALAIPAGWAVSRTPAIGWSLSMVIATYMLPPVALAVPLYMGLSHLGLLNNVFGLALVYLTILAPFTTWLMKSGFDSIPREIEAAAMIDGAGLFQTLRIITLPLAAPVMATSALFAVLLAWDEFFYALLFTSDQRAKTLTVAIADLAGGRVSDYGLIATAGVLAALPPVLIGLVMQRALISGLTSGGVKG; via the coding sequence ATGGAACGCAGGAGTCCCGCCTTCACCATCTTCATCTATGCCTGCGCGCTGCTGCTTGCCGCCATCATCCTGGCGCCCATCGCCTGGCTGTTCATCATGAGCATATCACCGGCCGCAGATCTCGCCGCCAAGCCGCTGCGCTGGTGGCCGCAGGCAGCCGACTTCTCACGTTACCAGACATTGCTGTCGACGGCTGAAAACAGCGCTGGCGCCGCCTTCACCTCATCGCTGCGCAACAGCCTGGAGATATCAGGCATGGCGACGCTGGCGGCGTTAGCTTTGGCGATTCCCGCTGGCTGGGCGGTGTCGCGCACGCCGGCGATCGGCTGGTCGCTGTCGATGGTCATCGCCACCTACATGCTGCCGCCGGTGGCGCTCGCCGTGCCGCTTTATATGGGCCTGTCGCATCTTGGCCTGCTCAACAATGTCTTCGGCCTGGCACTGGTCTATCTCACCATATTGGCGCCGTTCACCACCTGGCTGATGAAATCCGGTTTTGACTCGATCCCGCGCGAGATCGAGGCGGCGGCGATGATCGACGGCGCGGGCCTGTTCCAGACGCTGCGCATCATCACGCTGCCGCTCGCCGCACCGGTGATGGCGACATCGGCGCTGTTTGCGGTGCTGCTCGCCTGGGACGAGTTCTTCTATGCGCTGCTGTTCACCTCCGACCAGCGCGCCAAGACCTTGACCGTCGCCATTGCCGATTTGGCCGGCGGCCGTGTTTCCGACTACGGGCTGATCGCCACCGCCGGCGTGCTGGCCGCTTTGCCGCCGGTGCTGATCGGCCTGGTCATGCAGCGCGCACTGATCTCGGGCCTGACCAGCGGCGGTGTGAAAGGATGA
- a CDS encoding ABC transporter — MSALEIRNIRKNYGSVETLKGIDIALQSGEFLVLLGSSGCGKSTLLNIIAGLAEATSGDVLIGGRSILGVHPKNRDIAMVFQSYALYPNLTVRRNIGFGLEMRGVAADEREKAVAEAARLLQIEALLDRKPSQLSGGQRQRVAIGRALVRKPQVFLFDEPLSNLDAKLRLEMRTELKRLHQMLQTTVVYVTHDQIEAMTLATRIAVMRDGRIEQLGTPEEIYNEPATLYVAGFVGAPSMNMLQATVADGNLAIAESDVRIALPARYANAAREGARLVVGIRPEALRVATALTDLSLPVEIEVVELTGPELVTTARIGTQGLTACLPPRSQVAKGEKRSLTFDETALRLFDPSTGKALPTA; from the coding sequence ATGAGCGCGCTTGAAATCCGCAACATCCGCAAGAACTACGGCAGTGTCGAAACGCTGAAAGGCATCGACATCGCACTGCAGAGCGGCGAGTTCCTGGTGCTGCTCGGCTCGTCGGGCTGCGGAAAGTCGACGCTTCTCAACATCATCGCCGGGCTCGCCGAAGCAACAAGCGGCGACGTGCTGATCGGCGGCCGTTCGATCCTTGGCGTTCACCCCAAGAACCGCGACATCGCCATGGTCTTCCAGTCCTATGCGCTCTATCCGAACCTGACAGTCCGCCGCAACATCGGCTTCGGCCTGGAGATGCGCGGCGTTGCCGCCGACGAGCGTGAAAAGGCGGTGGCAGAGGCAGCAAGATTGCTGCAGATCGAAGCCCTGCTCGACCGCAAGCCGAGCCAGCTTTCCGGCGGCCAGCGCCAGCGCGTCGCCATCGGCCGGGCGCTGGTGCGCAAACCGCAGGTCTTCCTCTTCGACGAACCGCTCTCCAACCTCGACGCCAAGCTGCGCCTGGAGATGCGCACCGAGTTGAAGCGGCTGCACCAGATGCTGCAGACTACCGTCGTCTACGTCACCCACGACCAGATCGAGGCGATGACGCTGGCGACGCGCATCGCGGTGATGCGCGACGGCAGGATCGAACAGCTCGGCACGCCCGAAGAGATCTACAACGAGCCGGCAACGCTCTATGTCGCCGGCTTTGTCGGCGCGCCGTCGATGAACATGCTTCAGGCTACTGTTGCCGACGGCAACCTGGCCATCGCCGAGTCCGATGTGCGGATCGCCTTGCCGGCCCGCTATGCGAATGCAGCGCGTGAAGGCGCACGGCTGGTCGTCGGCATCAGGCCTGAGGCGCTGCGCGTGGCGACCGCGCTGACGGATTTGTCATTGCCCGTGGAGATCGAGGTCGTCGAACTGACAGGCCCCGAACTGGTCACGACGGCCCGGATCGGCACGCAAGGGCTGACGGCCTGCCTGCCGCCAAGGTCTCAGGTTGCCAAGGGCGAAAAGCGCAGCCTCACCTTCGATGAGACAGCGCTTCGCTTGTTTGACCCGTCGACAGGCAAGGCTCTGCCGACGGCTTGA
- a CDS encoding carbohydrate kinase, which yields MRPLAVIGNVNVDLIVGPVAPWPKAGTETVVDHDDLRVGGQAGNTGLAWQALGIDFEIAANVGDDQFGRWLREAFGARADKWPVRPENTTLSVGMTHPDGERTFFTTRGHLPRFSLADVFSVLDGKQLAGGYALLCGSFLTDDLTRDYEAFFDWANGHDIAVALDTGWPMEGWTPANCKAARTWLARCDLALFNEVETVTLAGLPDPVEAARQIQSRMKKGATAVVKRGPEGAIAIGPGGALVTATAPDVRVVDTIGAGDVFNAAFLAALAQDQTLTASLAAATQVASRAISTLPRNYGEPMHPREATHERA from the coding sequence ATGCGTCCGCTTGCGGTGATCGGCAACGTCAATGTCGACCTGATCGTCGGCCCGGTCGCGCCATGGCCGAAGGCAGGCACGGAAACCGTCGTCGATCATGACGATTTGCGCGTCGGCGGACAGGCCGGCAACACCGGGCTCGCCTGGCAGGCGTTGGGCATTGATTTCGAGATCGCCGCCAATGTCGGCGACGACCAGTTCGGCCGCTGGCTGCGTGAGGCGTTCGGTGCCCGCGCCGACAAATGGCCGGTGCGCCCGGAGAACACGACGCTTTCGGTCGGCATGACCCATCCCGATGGCGAAAGGACGTTTTTCACCACGCGTGGCCACCTGCCCCGCTTCAGCCTTGCCGACGTATTTTCGGTGCTCGACGGCAAGCAGCTCGCCGGTGGCTATGCGTTGCTGTGCGGCTCCTTCCTCACCGATGATCTCACCCGCGACTACGAGGCGTTCTTCGACTGGGCGAACGGGCACGACATCGCAGTGGCGCTGGACACCGGTTGGCCGATGGAGGGTTGGACCCCGGCCAACTGCAAGGCGGCCCGCACCTGGCTCGCGCGCTGTGACCTTGCCTTGTTCAACGAGGTGGAGACCGTGACCCTGGCGGGCCTGCCCGATCCGGTCGAGGCGGCGCGGCAAATCCAGTCCAGAATGAAGAAGGGCGCGACCGCCGTCGTCAAGCGCGGCCCCGAAGGGGCGATCGCCATCGGCCCGGGCGGAGCGCTGGTCACGGCGACCGCGCCCGACGTCAGGGTCGTCGACACGATCGGCGCCGGCGATGTCTTCAATGCGGCCTTCCTGGCCGCACTGGCGCAGGACCAGACGCTGACCGCCTCGCTTGCGGCCGCAACGCAGGTGGCGTCGCGCGCCATATCAACCTTGCCCCGTAACTACGGCGAACCGATGCATCCAAGGGAAGCCACGCATGAGCGCGCTTGA
- a CDS encoding sugar isomerase: MTATKPRPAGLAAIDREMARQHADARASFGSNAAMAANVADSIRKTGRLLLLGMGGSHAVGRAVEPLYRALGIDALALPLSEQLGQPTPLSGKTVLITSQSGESAEVVRWFAEAGSAADVFGLTLEGGSFLARTAPCLVGAGGTELAFAATRSLTVTFALHLALLAALGEDPKAALGVLDQPQDNDITQALAALEKVTSIVTSGRRLQGVAEALALGLTELSRLPSFSLEGGQLRHGPMEMLGPKIGVILFRGNDPTAELVTAMALSVVEAGAPLVIFDASGQSPVAGAVTLSFKPASGLAAIFAMLPVAQRLMIAFADSRVDNAGTPVRSTKITRSE, encoded by the coding sequence ATGACTGCAACAAAACCCCGGCCGGCCGGACTGGCCGCCATCGACCGCGAAATGGCGCGCCAGCACGCGGACGCGCGTGCTTCGTTCGGGAGCAATGCTGCCATGGCTGCAAACGTTGCCGACTCAATCAGGAAGACCGGGCGTCTGCTGCTGCTCGGCATGGGTGGCTCGCATGCCGTCGGGCGTGCCGTCGAGCCGCTCTATCGCGCGCTCGGTATCGATGCGCTGGCGCTGCCGCTGTCCGAACAGCTCGGCCAGCCGACGCCGCTCAGCGGCAAGACGGTGCTCATCACCTCGCAGTCGGGCGAGAGCGCCGAGGTCGTCAGATGGTTTGCGGAGGCCGGCAGCGCTGCGGATGTTTTCGGCCTGACGCTCGAAGGCGGCTCCTTTCTCGCCCGCACGGCGCCTTGCCTGGTCGGCGCTGGCGGCACGGAACTGGCCTTCGCCGCGACCCGCAGCCTGACCGTGACCTTCGCCCTGCACCTGGCCCTCCTTGCCGCACTCGGCGAAGACCCGAAGGCCGCGCTTGGTGTCCTGGATCAACCGCAAGACAACGACATCACGCAGGCACTCGCGGCACTGGAAAAGGTGACGAGCATCGTCACCTCGGGCCGCCGGCTGCAAGGCGTGGCCGAAGCGCTGGCGCTTGGACTTACCGAACTGTCGCGCCTGCCCTCCTTTTCGCTCGAGGGCGGCCAGTTGCGGCATGGACCGATGGAGATGCTCGGGCCGAAGATCGGTGTCATCCTGTTTCGCGGCAACGACCCCACTGCGGAATTGGTGACGGCGATGGCTCTTTCCGTGGTTGAGGCCGGCGCACCGCTGGTGATCTTCGACGCATCCGGGCAATCGCCGGTCGCGGGCGCGGTCACGCTCTCCTTCAAGCCGGCTTCGGGTCTCGCCGCGATCTTCGCCATGCTGCCGGTGGCGCAGCGCCTGATGATCGCCTTTGCCGACAGCCGCGTCGACAATGCCGGCACGCCCGTGCGCTCCACCAAGATTACCAGGAGCGAGTGA
- a CDS encoding extracellular solute-binding protein, with amino-acid sequence MITAFLLASATLAAPAKADTFDIVKQRGSIICGVSQGVAGFSAPDDQGKWSGFDIDFCRAVSAAVFGDPDKVSYVPLSTKERFTALQAGTVDILSRQSTWTLSRDTGMGIHFIGAAYYDGQGFMVRKDLGVDSALKLSGATICAEQGTTTEQNVADYFTAHQMKYEAVVIDSADSIIKAFDSGRCDVYTTDASALYAQRLKLTDPAAFTVLPEIISKEPLGPAVRKGDDKWFDVVRWTLFSLIEAEEEGVTQANAEASLKSQNPTIRRFLGVEGDNGKQIGLDPAFAYNIVAKVGNYGEMFERNLGQSSQLKIARGINALWNAGGLMYAPPAR; translated from the coding sequence TTGATCACCGCGTTCTTGCTCGCATCGGCCACGCTGGCCGCGCCGGCGAAGGCGGACACATTCGACATCGTCAAGCAGAGGGGCTCCATCATCTGCGGTGTCAGCCAAGGCGTCGCCGGCTTCTCGGCGCCGGACGACCAGGGCAAATGGAGCGGCTTCGACATCGATTTCTGCCGCGCGGTTTCGGCCGCCGTTTTCGGCGACCCCGACAAGGTGAGCTATGTGCCGTTGTCGACCAAGGAGCGCTTCACCGCGCTGCAGGCCGGCACCGTCGACATTCTGTCGCGGCAGTCGACGTGGACTTTGTCGCGCGACACCGGCATGGGCATCCACTTCATCGGCGCCGCCTATTATGACGGCCAGGGTTTTATGGTGCGCAAGGACCTCGGTGTCGACAGCGCGCTCAAGCTCTCAGGCGCCACGATCTGCGCGGAACAAGGCACCACCACCGAGCAGAACGTCGCCGACTATTTCACTGCCCACCAGATGAAATACGAAGCGGTCGTCATCGATTCCGCCGACAGCATCATCAAGGCGTTCGACAGCGGCCGCTGCGACGTCTACACCACCGACGCCTCGGCGCTTTATGCACAGCGCCTGAAGCTGACCGATCCCGCCGCCTTCACGGTGCTGCCGGAAATCATCTCGAAGGAGCCGCTCGGCCCGGCTGTTCGCAAGGGCGACGACAAGTGGTTCGACGTGGTGCGCTGGACGCTGTTCTCGCTGATCGAGGCGGAAGAGGAGGGCGTCACCCAGGCCAATGCGGAAGCCTCGCTGAAATCGCAGAACCCGACAATCCGGCGGTTCCTCGGCGTCGAGGGCGACAATGGCAAGCAGATCGGGCTCGACCCCGCTTTCGCCTACAACATCGTCGCCAAGGTCGGCAATTATGGCGAGATGTTCGAACGCAATCTCGGCCAGTCCAGCCAGCTGAAAATCGCCCGTGGCATCAACGCGCTGTGGAATGCCGGCGGCCTGATGTACGCACCGCCGGCGCGCTGA